Proteins from a genomic interval of Pirellulales bacterium:
- a CDS encoding FAD-dependent oxidoreductase, translating into MSKDFLKDARDAYDVVVIGSGLAGLTAANTLAKTGRSVLLLEQHYQLGGMATWFKRRGGHIFDISLHGFPVGMVKSCRRYWTTEIADSIVQIKNIRFDNPMFSLTTTFNRDDFTRLLTERFQVPGETVQAFFDTARGMNFYDDQSTTVGELFQRFFPGREDVIRLLMEPITYANGSTLEDPAISYGIVFSNFMSKGVFTFQGGTDRLIGLMRDEMTANGVDVRIRSNVEKIHVAGGRVEAVTVNRRHIKAGAVVSNSNLKATIFQLVGEEHFDRSFVEQARAVRLNNSSCQVYMALRAGEELDERCGDLLFSSTAPLFRTEALLSRDITSRTYSFYYPRTRPGSDRSLIVSSTNANYADWAQLSEEEYQASKRDLIETTLDAIGKYVPDIREKIDHVEASTPRTFEHYTRHWGGASFGTKFEGLAVSRAVPEQIAGLYHAGSVGIIMSGWLGAMNYGVIVANDVDGYLLKSGYAASGISA; encoded by the coding sequence ATGTCGAAAGATTTTCTCAAAGACGCCCGCGATGCTTACGACGTGGTCGTGATCGGCAGCGGTCTGGCCGGTCTGACCGCGGCCAACACGCTGGCCAAAACGGGCCGCTCGGTGCTGCTGTTGGAGCAGCACTATCAGCTCGGCGGCATGGCCACCTGGTTCAAGCGCCGCGGCGGGCACATCTTCGATATTTCGCTGCACGGCTTTCCCGTCGGCATGGTCAAAAGCTGCCGCCGCTACTGGACCACCGAAATCGCCGACTCGATCGTGCAGATCAAGAACATCCGCTTCGACAACCCGATGTTCTCGCTGACCACCACCTTCAACCGCGACGACTTCACGCGGTTGTTGACCGAGCGGTTTCAGGTGCCCGGCGAGACCGTGCAGGCGTTTTTCGACACCGCCCGCGGCATGAATTTTTACGACGACCAGAGCACCACGGTGGGCGAGTTGTTTCAGCGGTTTTTTCCCGGCCGCGAAGACGTGATTCGGCTGTTGATGGAGCCGATCACCTATGCCAACGGCTCGACGCTGGAAGATCCGGCCATCAGCTACGGCATCGTGTTCTCGAATTTCATGTCGAAAGGCGTGTTCACGTTTCAAGGCGGCACCGACCGGCTGATCGGCCTGATGCGCGACGAGATGACCGCCAACGGCGTCGATGTGCGGATTCGCAGCAACGTCGAAAAGATTCACGTCGCCGGCGGACGCGTGGAGGCGGTCACCGTCAATCGCCGGCACATCAAGGCCGGCGCGGTGGTCTCCAACTCGAACTTGAAGGCCACCATCTTTCAGCTTGTCGGCGAAGAACATTTCGACCGTTCGTTCGTCGAGCAGGCCCGGGCGGTGCGCCTCAATAATTCGAGCTGCCAGGTTTATATGGCGTTGCGGGCCGGCGAAGAGCTGGACGAACGCTGCGGCGACCTGCTGTTCAGCTCCACCGCGCCGCTCTTCCGCACCGAGGCGCTGTTGAGCCGCGACATCACCAGCCGCACCTACTCATTTTATTATCCGCGGACGCGGCCCGGCAGCGACCGCTCGCTGATCGTCTCCAGCACCAACGCCAACTACGCCGATTGGGCACAGCTCAGCGAAGAAGAGTACCAAGCGAGCAAACGCGATCTCATCGAGACCACGCTCGATGCGATCGGCAAGTACGTGCCCGACATCCGCGAAAAGATCGACCACGTCGAGGCCTCGACGCCGCGGACCTTTGAGCATTACACGCGGCACTGGGGCGGGGCGAGTTTCGGCACCAAGTTCGAGGGGCTGGCCGTGAGCCGGGCCGTGCCCGAACAGATTGCCGGGCTGTATCACGCCGGCAGCGTGGGCATCATCATGTCGGGCTGGCTCGGCGCGATGAACTACGGCGTGATTGTGGCGAACGACGTAGACGGGTATTTGTTGAAGTCGGGGTATGCAGCGTCAGGCATCAGCGCGTAA
- a CDS encoding 3-hydroxyacyl-ACP dehydratase FabZ family protein, which produces MSNPPVPTDIESAIPHRPPFLFVDEIVERSESRIVCRKTFRGDEFFYQGHYPAFPLTPGVLLCEAAMQAGAILLSQHLGDTKGVPVATRINDVRFKRMVRPGETIDIEVELIERLAEAFFLKAKVSCAGKLAVRFEFACTMARLP; this is translated from the coding sequence ATGAGCAATCCCCCAGTCCCGACCGACATCGAGTCCGCGATTCCGCACCGGCCGCCGTTTTTGTTCGTCGACGAGATCGTCGAGCGCAGTGAGAGCCGCATCGTCTGCCGCAAGACGTTCCGCGGCGACGAGTTCTTCTATCAGGGGCACTACCCGGCTTTTCCTCTGACGCCGGGCGTATTGTTGTGCGAAGCAGCCATGCAGGCCGGGGCCATTCTGCTCTCGCAACACCTGGGCGACACGAAGGGGGTGCCCGTCGCCACGCGCATCAACGACGTGCGTTTCAAGCGGATGGTGCGACCGGGCGAAACGATCGACATCGAAGTCGAACTCATCGAGCGGCTGGCCGAGGCGTTCTTTTTGAAGGCCAAGGTTTCGTGCGCCGGCAAGCTGGCCGTGCGGTTCGAGTTCGCCTGCACGATGGCCCGGCTGCCGTAA
- a CDS encoding DUF1553 domain-containing protein: MPLLFRLLGVCCFVPAWWAAPTQADDKRSYDRDIRPILSDKCFRCHGPDEKQRQAELRLDTAEGARGKPEGNRPIVPGHPEESELWRRIAATDDDQRMPPPSSGKRLSAGDRDKLRQWIEQGAEYDSHWSLRPPVKPPPPANRDALWARTPLDRFVLARLDREGLSPRPEADRPTLIRRLSLDLIGLPPSPEEVEAFLSDTRPDAYPRLVDRLLASPHFGERFALDWLDAARYADTNGYFVDNERQMWRWRDWVLSAFNQNLPFDQFTVEQLAGDLLPQATLEQQIASGFHRNHPVTYETGIIDEEYRVEYVCDRVETTAAVWLGLTLGCARCHDHKYDPWSQRDFYRLFAFFNNLPEKGNTGRDGNADPQIPAPLAEQTGRVNELQATVAEREATFAQHGQALAQAQARWRQDAAQTLPATAPPLGTIACEPEPAANVRTRGKVEFVPGIRGQAASLDGDSWLEFDAPLAPERDRPFAAAAWFLAHAEPAAILCRFEDRDDLRGFNVMVEKSMLVVQLMHRNEGESILLTSHETVPLRRWHHVAVSYDGGGRARGVAVYLDGRPLDMKVVYDTLDGPIAVERPWRLGRRSEGYGLKGLVDEARLYDRALTAEEAVALFTAERLKYLLDAPDDKRTPQESEELRDYFLTHAAGEPLRGDYRRLVEARRKLAAFKANVPTAMVMRELEQPRETFVLARGQYDRPQERVEAGVPAALPPLPADAKADRLALARWLVDRRHPLTARVIVNRFWHHYFGRGLVCTLNDFGSQGAPPSHPELLDWLAVELMESGWDVKALGRLIVTSAVYRQTSDAPPELIARDPENRLLARGPRFRLPAELVRDQALAAAGLLAREIGGPSVKPYQPEGLWEAVSYGGEQSYQQDHGAGLYRRGLYTFWKRQSPPPALLAFDAPTRETCVVRRSRTNTPLQALVVLNDPTYVEAARKLAERVLKRDRQTDDDRLDGMFLTVVSRPPDAAEHAELAQLLVRQLAKYRGGPRQAEALLSVGESPADGSLDPAQLAAWTIVAHAILNLDETLCKN, encoded by the coding sequence ATGCCGCTACTCTTTCGATTGCTGGGCGTGTGCTGCTTCGTGCCGGCGTGGTGGGCCGCGCCGACGCAAGCCGATGACAAGCGGTCGTACGATCGCGATATCCGGCCGATTCTCAGCGACAAGTGCTTCCGCTGCCATGGTCCCGACGAAAAACAGCGGCAAGCCGAGCTGCGCCTCGACACCGCCGAGGGCGCGCGCGGCAAGCCGGAGGGGAATCGCCCCATCGTGCCGGGCCACCCTGAAGAAAGCGAGCTCTGGCGGCGGATCGCCGCGACCGACGACGACCAGCGGATGCCGCCGCCGTCGAGCGGCAAGCGCTTGTCGGCCGGCGACCGCGACAAGCTGCGGCAATGGATCGAGCAGGGAGCGGAATATGATTCGCACTGGTCGCTGCGGCCGCCGGTCAAGCCGCCGCCGCCGGCCAATCGCGATGCCCTCTGGGCGCGCACGCCCCTCGACCGCTTCGTGTTGGCCCGCCTCGATCGCGAAGGGCTTTCGCCGCGGCCCGAAGCCGATCGCCCGACGCTCATCCGCCGCTTGTCGCTCGATCTCATCGGGCTGCCGCCGTCGCCCGAAGAGGTCGAAGCCTTTCTGAGTGACACACGTCCCGATGCCTATCCGCGGCTGGTCGATCGCTTGCTCGCCTCGCCCCATTTCGGCGAGCGGTTCGCGCTCGATTGGCTCGATGCCGCCCGCTATGCCGACACCAACGGCTATTTCGTCGACAACGAGCGGCAGATGTGGCGCTGGCGCGATTGGGTGCTTTCGGCCTTCAACCAAAATCTGCCGTTCGACCAGTTCACCGTCGAGCAGCTCGCCGGCGACCTGTTGCCGCAAGCGACGCTCGAACAACAGATCGCCTCCGGCTTTCACCGCAACCACCCGGTGACTTACGAGACGGGCATTATCGACGAAGAGTATCGCGTGGAATACGTGTGCGACCGCGTCGAGACCACCGCCGCCGTGTGGCTGGGGTTGACGCTCGGTTGCGCCCGTTGCCACGACCACAAGTACGATCCGTGGTCGCAGCGCGATTTCTATCGCCTGTTCGCCTTTTTCAACAACCTGCCCGAAAAGGGAAACACCGGTCGCGACGGCAATGCCGATCCGCAGATTCCCGCGCCGCTGGCCGAACAGACCGGTCGCGTGAACGAGCTGCAAGCCACCGTTGCCGAGCGCGAAGCGACTTTCGCGCAACACGGCCAGGCCCTCGCCCAGGCCCAGGCCCGCTGGCGGCAAGATGCCGCGCAGACCCTGCCGGCTACCGCGCCGCCCTTGGGCACCATCGCCTGCGAACCGGAGCCGGCCGCGAACGTGCGCACGCGAGGGAAGGTGGAATTCGTTCCCGGCATCCGCGGGCAGGCCGCGTCGCTCGACGGCGATTCTTGGCTGGAGTTCGACGCGCCGCTGGCGCCGGAGCGCGACCGGCCTTTCGCCGCGGCGGCGTGGTTCTTGGCCCATGCCGAGCCGGCCGCGATTCTCTGCCGCTTCGAAGACCGCGACGACCTGCGCGGCTTCAACGTGATGGTCGAGAAGTCGATGCTCGTGGTGCAGTTGATGCACCGCAACGAGGGCGAGAGCATTTTGCTCACGTCGCACGAGACTGTGCCGTTGCGCCGCTGGCATCACGTTGCCGTGAGCTACGATGGCGGCGGGCGTGCCCGCGGAGTGGCGGTCTATCTCGACGGGCGGCCGCTCGACATGAAGGTCGTATACGACACGCTCGACGGCCCGATCGCCGTCGAAAGGCCCTGGCGCCTCGGCCGGCGCAGCGAAGGCTACGGGCTGAAAGGCCTCGTTGACGAGGCGCGGCTCTACGATCGCGCCTTGACCGCCGAAGAGGCGGTCGCGCTGTTTACGGCCGAGCGTTTGAAGTACCTGCTCGACGCGCCCGACGACAAACGCACGCCGCAAGAGTCGGAAGAATTGCGTGACTATTTTCTGACGCACGCGGCCGGCGAACCGCTGCGCGGCGATTACCGCCGATTGGTCGAGGCGCGTCGCAAGCTGGCCGCCTTCAAGGCGAACGTGCCGACGGCGATGGTGATGCGCGAGCTGGAGCAGCCGCGCGAGACCTTCGTGCTGGCCCGCGGCCAGTACGATCGGCCGCAAGAGCGCGTCGAAGCGGGCGTGCCCGCGGCGCTGCCGCCGCTGCCTGCGGATGCCAAAGCCGATCGGCTGGCGCTTGCCCGTTGGCTGGTCGACCGCCGCCATCCACTCACGGCGCGCGTCATCGTCAACCGGTTCTGGCATCATTATTTTGGCCGGGGGCTGGTGTGTACGCTCAACGATTTCGGCTCGCAGGGCGCCCCCCCCTCGCATCCGGAGCTGCTCGATTGGCTGGCCGTGGAGCTCATGGAATCGGGCTGGGACGTCAAGGCCCTCGGGCGGCTGATTGTGACCAGCGCCGTCTATCGGCAAACTTCCGACGCGCCGCCGGAGTTGATCGCCCGCGATCCCGAAAACCGCTTGCTGGCGCGCGGGCCGCGGTTTCGCTTGCCGGCAGAATTGGTCCGCGATCAGGCGTTGGCGGCCGCCGGCCTACTGGCGCGTGAAATCGGCGGGCCGAGCGTCAAACCGTATCAGCCCGAAGGACTATGGGAAGCGGTTTCGTACGGCGGCGAGCAATCGTACCAGCAGGACCACGGGGCCGGTTTGTACCGTCGCGGGCTATATACGTTTTGGAAACGTCAATCGCCGCCGCCGGCGCTGTTGGCGTTCGATGCTCCGACGCGCGAGACATGCGTGGTGCGCCGTTCGCGGACCAACACTCCGCTGCAAGCGTTGGTCGTGCTGAACGACCCCACCTACGTCGAAGCCGCGCGGAAGCTGGCCGAACGGGTGTTGAAGCGGGACCGCCAGACCGACGACGACCGGCTGGATGGCATGTTCTTGACGGTCGTCAGTCGGCCGCCCGACGCCGCGGAGCATGCCGAACTGGCTCAGCTCCTCGTGCGGCAGCTTGCAAAGTACCGCGGCGGTCCGCGACAGGCTGAGGCGTTGCTTTCCGTCGGCGAATCGCCCGCCGACGGCTCGCTGGATCCGGCGCAACTCGCCGCCTGGACGATCGTCGCCCACGCGATCTTGAACCTGGACGAGACGCTCTGCAAGAACTAG
- a CDS encoding DUF1501 domain-containing protein translates to MFAASSLDTVPQPMLARRQLLGRSACSLGAVALAELLGVRATAEDGGRRSAARARCVIYLFMHGGPSHVDLFDYKPELTKWHGSELPPSVRGTQRLTGMTSNQKSLPLVASPFAFRQQGECGAWISELLPQLGRQSDRLCMIKSLNTEAINHDPAVTYLQTGHQQPGRPSLGAWLSYGLGGEADDLPAFVVLLSRGSAARPDDPLYARLWGSAFLPSNHQGVAFRSTGDPVLYLSNPPGVDGATRRAMLDAVRTLNEHRQSQAGDPEIAARVAQYEMAYRMQASVPELTDLAREPESTFRLYGDDARRPGSYAANCLLARRLVERGVRFVQLYHRGWDQHYNLPGDLRLQCRDVDRPTAALLSDLAARGLLDDTLVVFGGEFGRTVYCQGELRPTNFGRDHHGRCFTMWLAGGGVRPGITYGQTDDYGYNVVENGVHVHDLNATILHSLGLDHTRLTYRFQGRDFRLTDVHGEVVTGILA, encoded by the coding sequence ATGTTTGCCGCCAGTTCTCTCGATACTGTTCCCCAACCGATGCTCGCGCGCCGGCAGCTCTTAGGCCGATCGGCGTGCAGCCTGGGGGCGGTCGCGCTGGCGGAACTATTGGGCGTTCGGGCAACGGCCGAAGACGGCGGCCGCCGCAGCGCCGCACGGGCCCGCTGCGTCATCTACCTGTTCATGCACGGCGGCCCGTCGCACGTCGACCTGTTCGATTATAAGCCCGAACTGACCAAGTGGCACGGCAGCGAATTGCCGCCTTCGGTCCGCGGCACGCAGCGCCTGACGGGCATGACGTCGAATCAAAAGTCGCTGCCGCTGGTCGCCTCGCCCTTCGCATTCCGGCAACAGGGCGAGTGCGGCGCCTGGATCAGCGAACTGCTGCCGCAGTTGGGTCGGCAGAGCGACCGGCTCTGCATGATCAAGTCGCTCAACACCGAAGCCATCAACCACGACCCGGCGGTCACGTATCTGCAAACTGGCCATCAGCAACCGGGCAGACCGAGCCTGGGCGCCTGGCTGAGTTACGGACTGGGCGGCGAGGCGGACGATTTGCCGGCCTTCGTCGTGCTCTTGTCGCGCGGCAGTGCCGCCCGGCCCGACGATCCGCTCTATGCGCGATTATGGGGGTCGGCCTTTCTGCCCTCGAACCATCAAGGCGTGGCCTTCCGCTCGACGGGCGACCCGGTGCTCTATTTGTCGAACCCGCCCGGCGTCGACGGCGCCACGCGGCGGGCGATGCTCGATGCGGTGCGGACTCTCAACGAACACCGGCAATCGCAGGCCGGCGATCCGGAGATTGCCGCTCGCGTCGCCCAGTATGAAATGGCCTATCGCATGCAGGCCTCGGTGCCGGAATTGACCGACTTGGCGCGCGAACCGGAATCGACGTTCCGCTTATACGGCGACGACGCGCGGCGGCCGGGCAGCTACGCCGCCAACTGTCTCTTGGCCCGGCGGCTGGTGGAACGCGGCGTGCGCTTCGTGCAGCTTTATCATCGCGGCTGGGACCAGCATTACAACCTGCCCGGCGACTTGCGGCTGCAATGCCGCGACGTCGATCGGCCCACGGCCGCCTTGCTGAGCGACCTGGCCGCGCGCGGATTGCTCGACGACACGTTGGTTGTCTTCGGCGGCGAGTTCGGCCGCACGGTTTACTGTCAGGGCGAGCTGCGGCCGACGAATTTCGGCCGCGATCATCACGGCCGCTGTTTCACGATGTGGCTGGCCGGCGGCGGCGTTCGGCCGGGCATCACCTATGGCCAAACCGACGACTACGGTTACAACGTGGTTGAAAACGGCGTTCACGTTCACGACCTCAACGCCACGATTCTGCACTCGCTGGGCCTCGACCACACGCGGCTCACCTATCGGTTTCAAGGCCGAGATTTCCGCCTGACCGATGTGCATGGCGAGGTGGTCACGGGCATTCTGGCCTGA
- a CDS encoding sugar transferase, whose product MSFKYNRRNDDRTPTGRFIPSASALFAGRFGPVRPRASQTIRLHDGIIAEGNESPLYLAAKRAFDVLGAIAFLLLFAPIMLTTLLVLTMTTKGRPFFAQQRVGLCGRRFRMFKFRTMVLDAAQKQHLVANEKDGPVFKNRRDPRITRIGGFLRSTSIDEMPQLVNVLLGQMSLVGPRPPVPAEVAKYEPWQLRRLAVKPGLTCLWQVSGRCEIGFDDWVRMDLWYLRNQGLTTDLTLLAKTPLSVLSRRGAY is encoded by the coding sequence GTGTCTTTCAAATACAACCGCCGCAACGACGACCGCACGCCCACTGGCCGCTTCATTCCGAGTGCCAGCGCGCTCTTTGCGGGGCGATTTGGGCCGGTACGGCCTCGGGCAAGCCAGACAATACGCCTGCACGACGGCATCATCGCCGAAGGGAACGAGTCGCCGCTCTATCTCGCCGCGAAGCGTGCCTTCGATGTGCTGGGGGCGATCGCGTTCTTGCTGCTGTTCGCGCCGATTATGCTGACGACGCTTCTCGTGCTGACGATGACGACCAAGGGCCGGCCGTTTTTCGCGCAACAGCGCGTCGGTCTCTGCGGTCGGCGGTTCCGGATGTTCAAGTTCCGCACGATGGTACTCGACGCCGCCCAGAAGCAACACCTGGTGGCGAATGAAAAAGACGGCCCGGTGTTCAAGAACCGCCGCGATCCGCGCATAACGCGCATCGGCGGCTTCTTGCGATCGACGAGCATCGACGAAATGCCGCAACTGGTCAACGTGCTGCTGGGACAGATGTCGCTGGTCGGCCCTCGTCCGCCCGTGCCGGCGGAGGTGGCCAAGTATGAGCCGTGGCAGCTTCGCCGGCTGGCGGTCAAACCGGGCCTGACCTGTCTCTGGCAGGTCAGCGGCCGCTGCGAGATCGGCTTCGACGACTGGGTGCGGATGGATCTGTGGTACTTGCGGAACCAGGGCCTGACGACCGATCTGACCTTGCTGGCAAAAACTCCGCTAAGCGTCCTCAGCCGGCGCGGAGCCTACTAG
- a CDS encoding glycosyltransferase: MSTTSLLVDFLVPLSAPPVLAKVLHVVNGEHFAGAERVQDLLALNLPQHGFEVGFAALKSRRFKALRQSQQAPFIELAMRSRFDLLPAKRLAAVIRDEQYALVHTHTPRTAFIGGLGAAWCGVPVVHHLHSPTTRDTTHRLRNWVNAATERFSLTHVDAVVAVSQSLSRYARRTGIAPEKTFVVPNGVPSRAAAAPRRRPRGIWTLASVALFRPRKGTEVLLHALALLKAARLPVRLCAIGTFESGAYEQEVKSLACQVGVAEMVEWRGFSANVNDELDRADLFVLPSLFGEGMPMVVIEALAAGLPVIGTNIEGVPEVVRDGLEGLIVPPADARALAGAIERFVTGRVDWTAMAANAQRRQVERFSQQAMAAGVAEIYRRVLGWE, translated from the coding sequence ATGTCCACAACGTCACTATTGGTCGATTTCCTTGTCCCGCTCAGTGCGCCGCCGGTCTTGGCCAAAGTGCTGCATGTCGTCAACGGCGAGCACTTTGCCGGAGCGGAACGCGTGCAAGACCTGCTGGCGCTAAACCTTCCTCAGCACGGCTTCGAAGTCGGCTTTGCCGCCCTCAAGAGCCGGCGCTTCAAAGCGCTTCGCCAATCGCAACAGGCGCCGTTCATTGAATTGGCGATGCGCTCGCGCTTCGATCTGCTGCCGGCAAAGCGGCTGGCCGCCGTCATCCGCGACGAACAGTATGCCTTGGTCCACACCCACACGCCGCGGACGGCGTTCATCGGCGGCCTGGGCGCGGCCTGGTGCGGCGTGCCGGTAGTCCATCACCTGCACAGCCCGACGACGCGCGATACGACGCACCGCCTTCGCAACTGGGTCAACGCCGCGACGGAGCGGTTCAGCCTGACGCACGTCGATGCGGTGGTGGCGGTGAGTCAAAGTCTTTCCCGCTATGCGCGGCGGACCGGCATCGCGCCCGAAAAAACGTTCGTCGTTCCCAACGGCGTGCCGTCTCGCGCCGCCGCTGCCCCGCGCCGCCGGCCGAGGGGCATTTGGACGCTTGCCAGCGTGGCCCTGTTTCGCCCGCGAAAGGGAACGGAGGTGTTGCTGCACGCCTTGGCATTGTTGAAAGCGGCGCGCCTGCCCGTGCGGCTGTGCGCAATCGGCACGTTCGAGAGCGGCGCCTATGAACAAGAAGTGAAGTCTCTTGCGTGCCAAGTCGGCGTGGCAGAGATGGTCGAATGGCGGGGTTTCTCGGCGAACGTCAACGATGAGCTCGACCGTGCCGATCTGTTTGTCTTGCCCAGCCTGTTTGGCGAAGGGATGCCGATGGTGGTGATCGAGGCCCTGGCCGCCGGATTGCCGGTGATCGGTACCAACATCGAGGGCGTGCCGGAAGTCGTGCGCGACGGGCTGGAAGGGCTGATCGTTCCGCCCGCGGACGCACGAGCTTTGGCTGGGGCGATCGAACGCTTTGTCACCGGTCGCGTCGACTGGACGGCGATGGCGGCCAACGCCCAACGGCGGCAAGTCGAGCGTTTTTCGCAGCAGGCGATGGCGGCGGGCGTCGCCGAGATCTATCGCCGAGTTCTGGGATGGGAATGA
- a CDS encoding WecB/TagA/CpsF family glycosyltransferase, with the protein MLLGEAILDTPAAEAQVRMFGITIDALRMDQAVARLLVWIQSPLDRCRYVVTPNVDHVVLYQGCGELRQAYAEADMVLADGAPVVAASRLVGRALPERVAGSDLVPRLFDEAVWQRRNLHVFLLGGAPGVGRRAAERIASSWPGIEVVGVAAPPIGFDRDAALNARLLEQINASRADVLLIGLGAPKQEFWIHRYHRQLDVPVALCVGATIDFLAGERRRAPRWMRRTGLEWLFRMLSEPRRLGRRYARDACQFPRLVWREWRRG; encoded by the coding sequence ATGCTGCTGGGCGAAGCCATCCTCGACACCCCGGCCGCTGAGGCTCAGGTCCGCATGTTCGGCATCACCATCGATGCGCTGCGGATGGACCAGGCGGTGGCGCGGCTGCTGGTGTGGATTCAATCACCGCTTGACCGCTGCCGCTATGTCGTGACGCCCAACGTCGATCACGTGGTCCTCTATCAAGGCTGCGGCGAACTGCGGCAAGCTTACGCCGAGGCGGACATGGTGCTGGCCGATGGGGCGCCGGTGGTGGCGGCCTCGCGGTTGGTCGGGCGGGCGTTGCCCGAACGTGTGGCCGGCAGCGACCTCGTGCCGCGGCTGTTTGATGAGGCGGTCTGGCAGCGGAGGAACTTGCACGTTTTTCTGCTGGGCGGAGCGCCGGGCGTGGGCCGGCGCGCGGCGGAACGAATCGCGTCGAGTTGGCCGGGCATCGAAGTCGTGGGCGTGGCCGCCCCGCCGATCGGTTTCGACCGCGACGCGGCGCTGAACGCCCGGCTCCTTGAGCAGATCAACGCCAGCCGCGCCGACGTGTTGCTGATCGGTCTGGGAGCGCCGAAACAGGAGTTCTGGATTCACCGTTATCATCGGCAGCTCGACGTGCCGGTGGCGCTTTGCGTGGGCGCCACGATCGACTTTCTGGCGGGCGAGCGGCGTCGCGCTCCTCGCTGGATGCGCCGCACGGGCCTGGAATGGTTGTTCCGCATGCTCAGCGAGCCGCGCCGCCTGGGCCGCCGCTACGCTCGCGACGCCTGCCAGTTTCCGCGGCTCGTGTGGCGCGAATGGCGCCGCGGCTGA
- a CDS encoding efflux RND transporter periplasmic adaptor subunit, whose amino-acid sequence MAPIKHVQSKPATRERARRGPALIVAAAVTVVAVGGWLIRGALGPASHAELIVERAKIGAFVHDVVERGEVESSANVNVVCEVQSQNSEGVRIIEIVPEGSLVKAGDFLVKLDDALLRTERAKQVIAVNTSEAALAKAQNDLDAFRIAEQEFEMGTFKQEEAKLESELFLAKENSNRADASLIYSKRMWSRGYINRVKVESDEFAVDRYRKELEVAEIKLDVLRNYTKAKTMKKHETDIKTAEAAVNSEGAKHQVELEKLAQIEGQLEKCLIKAPIDGQVVYAEMERWRSNGDDAIRPGTRIREQQVIIRLPDPKKMQVKARISEARVDRVKADMMVKIDLDALPGLELQGRVKKVNPYPSNDNWFNSNVKEYATFIEILNPPQALRPGMSAHVAIRVETKADVLQVPVQAVVERGKKFYCLVRGPRAKLAAREVLIGSSNDKFLVVREGLAEGQEVVMNPRAHLQDVGLPAVDADAPKVASHDKPTATGGPPQSAAGADANAAARPVAKATAKPATEAGSSQSAASGPGG is encoded by the coding sequence ATGGCCCCGATCAAACACGTGCAGTCGAAGCCAGCAACGCGTGAGCGCGCTCGCCGGGGCCCGGCGCTGATCGTTGCGGCTGCCGTGACGGTTGTCGCCGTCGGGGGATGGTTGATTCGCGGCGCGCTGGGGCCGGCCTCCCACGCCGAGCTGATCGTCGAGCGCGCCAAAATCGGCGCCTTCGTTCACGACGTTGTGGAGCGCGGCGAAGTCGAGAGTTCCGCCAACGTGAACGTCGTTTGCGAAGTGCAGTCGCAGAACTCCGAGGGGGTGCGGATTATCGAAATCGTACCCGAGGGATCGCTCGTCAAAGCGGGCGACTTCCTCGTGAAACTGGACGACGCCTTGCTCCGCACCGAACGGGCCAAGCAGGTCATCGCAGTCAACACCAGCGAGGCCGCGTTGGCCAAGGCCCAGAACGACCTGGACGCGTTTCGCATCGCCGAGCAGGAATTTGAGATGGGCACCTTCAAGCAGGAAGAAGCGAAACTCGAAAGCGAGCTGTTCTTGGCGAAGGAAAACTCCAACCGCGCCGACGCTTCGTTGATCTACAGCAAGCGGATGTGGTCGCGCGGCTACATCAACCGCGTCAAGGTGGAGTCCGACGAGTTCGCCGTCGACCGCTACCGGAAGGAACTCGAGGTGGCCGAAATCAAGCTCGACGTGCTCCGCAACTACACCAAGGCCAAGACCATGAAGAAGCACGAAACCGATATCAAAACGGCCGAGGCCGCGGTCAACTCCGAAGGGGCCAAGCATCAGGTCGAACTGGAGAAATTGGCCCAGATCGAAGGGCAGCTTGAAAAGTGCCTGATCAAGGCGCCCATCGATGGGCAGGTCGTCTATGCCGAAATGGAACGCTGGCGGTCCAATGGCGACGACGCGATCCGTCCGGGAACGCGCATCCGCGAGCAGCAGGTCATCATCCGCCTGCCCGACCCAAAAAAGATGCAGGTCAAGGCCCGCATCAGCGAGGCGCGGGTCGATCGCGTCAAGGCCGACATGATGGTGAAGATCGATCTCGACGCCCTGCCGGGCCTCGAGTTGCAGGGCCGGGTGAAAAAGGTCAATCCGTATCCGAGCAACGACAACTGGTTCAATTCCAACGTCAAGGAATACGCCACCTTCATCGAGATTCTCAACCCGCCCCAGGCCCTGCGGCCAGGCATGTCGGCGCACGTGGCCATCCGCGTCGAGACCAAGGCCGATGTGTTGCAGGTGCCGGTGCAGGCGGTGGTGGAGCGCGGCAAGAAGTTCTATTGCCTGGTGCGCGGTCCACGGGCGAAGCTTGCCGCGCGTGAGGTACTGATCGGTTCGAGCAACGACAAATTCCTGGTGGTCCGCGAGGGGCTGGCCGAAGGCCAAGAGGTGGTGATGAACCCGCGGGCGCATCTGCAGGACGTCGGACTGCCGGCGGTCGACGCCGACGCGCCCAAAGTCGCCTCGCACGACAAGCCGACCGCGACCGGCGGGCCTCCGCAATCGGCCGCCGGAGCGGACGCCAATGCCGCCGCCAGGCCCGTCGCCAAGGCGACGGCAAAGCCGGCAACCGAGGCCGGCTCTTCGCAGTCTGCCGCATCAGGACCGGGCGGATGA